A genome region from Penaeus vannamei isolate JL-2024 chromosome 20, ASM4276789v1, whole genome shotgun sequence includes the following:
- the LOC113829860 gene encoding U-scoloptoxin(01)-Cw1a, with translation MKAVFVLALCIAAASARSAYQLPSGVELLRSQVITSFSCAGRPYGYFADVANDCAIFHVCYPVNDELGNIIEEAQFSFVCGNQTVFSQESLTCAHPEEAFPCDQAETLYDLSNADFGKIPEDF, from the exons ATGAAGGCTGTCTTCGTCCTCGCCCTCTGcatcgccgccgcctccgcccgctCCGCCTACCAGCTTCCTTCGGGCGTGGAGCTCCTGAGGTCGCAGGtgatcacctccttctcctgcgcCGGCCGCCCCTACGGCTACTTCGCCGACGTGGCCAACGACTGCGCCATCTTCCACGTCTGCTACCCCGTCAACGATGAGCTGGGCAAC ATCATCGAGGAGGCCCAGTTCTCGTTCGTGTGCGGCAACCAGACCGTGTTCAGCCAGGAGTCCCTCACCTGCGCCCACCCCGAGGAGGCCTTCCCCTGCGACCAGGCCGAGACCCTCTACGACCTCTCCAACGCCGACTTCGGCAAGATCCCCGAGGACTTCTAA